From a single Pseudomonas serboccidentalis genomic region:
- a CDS encoding DUF485 domain-containing protein, whose translation MNDSIYLSIQNSPRFKELVRKREKFAWILSAIMLGLYSGFILLIAYGPQVLGAKLSPGSSITWGIPIGVGLIVSAFVLTAIYVRRANGEFDDLNNAILKEAQQ comes from the coding sequence ATGAACGACAGCATTTACCTCTCGATTCAAAACAGCCCGCGCTTCAAGGAGCTGGTGAGAAAAAGAGAAAAGTTCGCCTGGATACTCTCGGCGATCATGCTCGGGCTGTACTCCGGATTCATCCTGCTGATCGCCTACGGGCCGCAAGTGCTCGGGGCAAAACTCAGTCCCGGGTCTTCGATTACCTGGGGCATTCCGATTGGTGTCGGATTGATTGTCTCGGCCTTCGTCCTGACCGCTATCTACGTACGGCGCGCAAACGGCGAGTTTGACGACCTGAACAATGCGATTCTCAAGGAGGCTCAGCAATGA
- the gltA gene encoding citrate synthase: MADKKAQLIIEGAAPVELPILTGTVGPDVIDVRGLTATGRFTFDPGFMSTASCESKITYIDGDNGILLHRGYPIEQLAEKSDYLETCYLLLNGELPTAEQKAQFVSTVKNHTMVHEQLKTFFNGFRRDAHPMAVMCGVVGALSAFYHDSLDINNPQHREISAIRLVAKMPTLAAMVYKYSMGQPMMYPRNDLTYAENFLHMMFNTPCEIKPISPVLAKAMDRIFILHADHEQNASTSTVRLAGSSGANPFACIAAGIAALWGPAHGGANEAVLTMLDEIGDVSNIDKFIAKAKDKNDPFKLMGFGHRVYKNRDPRATVMKQTCDEVLKELGINNDPQLELAMRLEEIALTDPYFIERSLYPNVDFYSGIILKAIGIPTSMFTVIFALARTVGWISHWKEMLSSPYKIGRPRQLYTGYESRDITKLEDRK; encoded by the coding sequence ATGGCTGACAAAAAAGCGCAGTTGATCATCGAGGGCGCAGCCCCCGTCGAGCTGCCCATTTTAACCGGCACCGTTGGTCCCGATGTAATTGATGTTCGGGGCCTGACGGCCACGGGCCGCTTCACTTTCGACCCGGGTTTCATGTCGACCGCCTCGTGCGAATCGAAGATCACCTATATCGACGGCGACAACGGCATTCTGTTGCACCGCGGCTACCCGATCGAACAGCTGGCTGAAAAGTCGGACTACCTGGAAACCTGCTACCTGCTGCTCAACGGCGAACTGCCGACCGCAGAACAGAAGGCCCAGTTCGTCAGCACCGTGAAAAACCACACCATGGTTCACGAGCAGCTGAAAACCTTCTTCAACGGCTTCCGTCGCGACGCCCACCCGATGGCCGTCATGTGCGGCGTAGTCGGCGCCCTCTCGGCCTTCTACCACGACTCCCTGGACATCAATAACCCGCAGCATCGCGAAATCTCCGCGATCCGTCTGGTTGCCAAGATGCCGACCCTGGCAGCGATGGTTTACAAGTACTCCATGGGCCAACCCATGATGTACCCGCGCAACGACCTGACGTACGCGGAAAACTTCCTGCACATGATGTTCAACACCCCGTGCGAGATCAAACCGATCAGCCCGGTACTCGCCAAGGCCATGGACCGGATCTTCATCCTCCACGCCGACCACGAGCAGAACGCATCGACGTCCACCGTGCGTCTGGCAGGCTCCTCGGGTGCCAACCCGTTCGCCTGTATCGCCGCCGGGATCGCCGCACTGTGGGGCCCTGCCCACGGTGGTGCGAACGAAGCCGTATTGACCATGCTCGACGAGATTGGCGATGTGTCCAACATCGACAAGTTCATCGCCAAGGCCAAGGACAAGAACGATCCGTTCAAGTTGATGGGCTTCGGTCACCGCGTTTACAAGAACCGCGACCCTCGCGCGACTGTAATGAAGCAGACCTGCGACGAAGTATTGAAAGAACTGGGCATCAACAACGATCCGCAACTCGAACTGGCCATGCGCCTGGAAGAGATCGCGCTGACCGACCCGTACTTCATCGAACGCTCGCTGTACCCGAACGTCGACTTCTACTCGGGGATCATCCTCAAGGCGATCGGCATTCCAACCAGCATGTTCACCGTGATCTTCGCCCTGGCACGTACTGTCGGCTGGATCTCCCACTGGAAAGAAATGCTCTCCAGCCCGTACAAGATCGGCCGTCCGCGCCAGCTGTACACCGGCTACGAGTCGCGTGACATTACCAAGCTGGAAGACCGCAAATAA
- a CDS encoding cation acetate symporter — MIRRLLALLSIAAFAPAVWAADALTGEVHKQPLNVSAIAMFVVFVGATLCITYWASKRNKSAADYYAAGGKITGFQNGLAIAGDYMSAASFLGISALVFTSGYDGLIYSIGFLVGWPIILFLIAERLRNLGKYTFADVASYRLGQTQIRTLSACGSLVVVAFYLIAQMVGAGKLIQLLFGLDYYVAVILVGILMCMYVLFGGMLATTWVQIIKAVLLLSGASFMALMVMKHVNFDFNMLFSEAIKVHPKGEAIMSPGGLVKDPISAFSLGLALMFGTAGLPHILMRFFTVSDAKEARKSVLYATGFIGYFYILTFIIGFGAILLVSTNPAFKDAAGALLGGNNMAAVHLANAVGGSIFLGFISAVAFATILAVVAGLTLAGASAVSHDLYASVIKKGKANDKDEIRVSKITTIALAVLAIGLGILFESQNIAFMVGLAFSIAASCNFPVLLLSMYWKKLTTRGAMVGGWLGLVSAVGLMVLGPTIWVQILHHEKAIFPYEYPALFSMIIAFIGIWFFSITDKSAAADNERALFFPQFVRSQTGLGASGAVSH; from the coding sequence ATGATCCGGCGTCTACTGGCTCTTTTGAGCATCGCAGCGTTCGCTCCAGCCGTCTGGGCCGCTGACGCCTTGACCGGCGAAGTCCACAAACAACCCCTCAACGTTTCTGCGATCGCCATGTTTGTGGTGTTCGTCGGGGCGACCCTGTGCATCACCTACTGGGCGTCCAAACGCAACAAGTCGGCTGCCGACTACTATGCAGCGGGCGGCAAGATCACCGGTTTCCAGAACGGTCTGGCGATTGCCGGTGATTACATGTCGGCGGCGTCCTTTCTGGGGATTTCCGCGTTGGTGTTCACCTCCGGCTACGATGGCCTGATCTACTCGATCGGCTTCCTGGTGGGCTGGCCGATCATTCTGTTCCTGATCGCCGAGCGCCTGCGTAACCTGGGCAAATACACCTTCGCCGACGTGGCGTCCTACCGCCTCGGGCAAACGCAGATCCGCACCCTGTCTGCCTGCGGTTCGCTGGTGGTGGTGGCGTTCTACCTGATCGCGCAAATGGTCGGTGCCGGCAAGCTGATCCAGCTGCTGTTCGGCCTCGACTACTATGTGGCGGTGATTCTGGTCGGTATCCTGATGTGCATGTATGTGCTGTTCGGCGGCATGCTGGCGACCACCTGGGTGCAGATCATCAAGGCAGTGCTGTTGCTGTCCGGTGCCTCGTTCATGGCGCTGATGGTGATGAAGCACGTCAACTTCGACTTCAACATGCTGTTCTCCGAGGCGATCAAGGTTCACCCCAAAGGTGAGGCGATCATGAGCCCGGGCGGTCTGGTGAAAGACCCGATTTCGGCGTTCTCCTTAGGCCTGGCGCTGATGTTCGGTACCGCCGGTCTGCCGCACATCCTGATGCGCTTCTTCACCGTGAGTGACGCCAAGGAAGCGCGCAAGAGCGTGCTGTACGCAACCGGCTTCATCGGCTACTTCTACATCCTGACCTTCATCATCGGCTTCGGTGCGATCCTGCTGGTCAGCACCAACCCGGCCTTCAAGGATGCCGCGGGCGCTCTGCTCGGCGGCAACAACATGGCGGCGGTGCACCTGGCCAATGCGGTGGGCGGCAGTATTTTCCTGGGCTTCATCTCGGCGGTAGCGTTCGCGACCATTCTGGCGGTTGTGGCGGGTCTGACCCTGGCCGGTGCTTCGGCGGTGTCCCATGACCTGTATGCCAGCGTGATCAAGAAGGGCAAGGCCAACGACAAGGATGAGATTCGCGTGTCGAAGATCACCACCATCGCACTGGCCGTGCTGGCCATCGGCCTGGGCATCCTGTTCGAAAGCCAGAACATCGCGTTCATGGTCGGTCTGGCGTTCTCCATCGCGGCGAGCTGCAACTTCCCGGTCCTGCTGCTTTCGATGTACTGGAAGAAGCTGACCACCCGCGGTGCGATGGTGGGCGGCTGGCTAGGGCTGGTGAGTGCGGTGGGGCTGATGGTCCTTGGTCCGACCATCTGGGTGCAGATCCTGCATCACGAGAAGGCGATCTTCCCGTATGAGTACCCGGCGCTGTTTTCGATGATCATTGCCTTTATCGGGATCTGGTTCTTCTCGATCACCGACAAGTCAGCGGCTGCTGATAACGAGCGGGCGCTGTTCTTCCCGCAGTTTGTGCGTTCGCAGACTGGGTTGGGGGCGAGTGGGGCTGTGTCTCACTGA
- the sdhA gene encoding succinate dehydrogenase flavoprotein subunit, whose amino-acid sequence MANIPTISFDAIIIGGGGAGMRAALQLAQGGHKTAVITKVFPTRSHTVSAQGGITCAIASADPNDDWRWHMYDTVKGSDYIGDQDAIEYMCQEGPAAVFELDHMGLPFSRTEQGRIYQRPFGGQSKDYGKGGQAARTCAASDRTGHALLHTLYQGNLKAGTTFLNEYYAVDLVKNQEGEFVGVIAICIETGETSYIRAKATVLATGGAGRIYASTTNALINTGDGVGMALRAGVPVQDIEMWQFHPTGIAGAGVLVTEGCRGEGGYLINKHGERFMERYAPNAKDLAGRDVVARSMVKEIIAGNGCGPNGDHVMLKLDHLGEEVLHSRLPGICELSKTFAHVDPVVAPVPVVPTCHYMMGGVATNIHGQAITQNAEGVDQIIPGLFAVGEVACVSVHGANRLGGNSLLDLVVFGRAAGLHLEKALTDGIEYDDATEADIEAALSRLNALNGRTDGEDVATLRRELQSCMQNYFGVFRTGEYMQKGIAQLADLRKRIANVKINDKSQAFNTARIEALELQNLLEVAEATAIAAEVRKESRGAHAREDFEDRDDENWLCHTLYFPGDKRVTKRAVNFSPKTVPTFEPKVRTY is encoded by the coding sequence ATGGCTAACATTCCAACGATTTCTTTCGACGCCATCATTATTGGTGGTGGCGGTGCCGGCATGCGCGCTGCGCTGCAGCTGGCACAGGGCGGTCACAAGACTGCCGTGATCACCAAGGTTTTCCCGACCCGTTCGCACACTGTATCCGCCCAGGGCGGCATCACCTGCGCGATCGCGTCCGCCGACCCGAACGATGACTGGCGCTGGCACATGTACGATACCGTCAAGGGTTCCGACTACATCGGTGACCAGGACGCTATCGAATACATGTGTCAGGAAGGCCCGGCTGCCGTTTTCGAGCTGGACCATATGGGTCTGCCGTTCTCGCGTACCGAGCAAGGCCGTATCTACCAGCGTCCGTTCGGTGGCCAGTCCAAGGACTACGGCAAGGGCGGTCAGGCTGCACGTACCTGCGCAGCGTCCGACCGTACCGGTCACGCTCTGCTGCACACCCTTTATCAGGGCAACCTGAAAGCCGGTACCACGTTCCTGAACGAGTACTACGCTGTCGACCTGGTGAAGAACCAGGAAGGCGAGTTCGTCGGTGTGATCGCGATCTGCATCGAAACCGGCGAAACCTCGTACATCCGCGCCAAGGCCACTGTGCTGGCGACTGGCGGTGCAGGCCGTATCTACGCCTCCACCACCAACGCCCTGATCAACACCGGTGACGGCGTTGGCATGGCCCTGCGTGCTGGCGTGCCGGTACAAGACATCGAAATGTGGCAGTTCCACCCGACCGGCATCGCCGGCGCCGGTGTACTGGTGACCGAAGGTTGCCGTGGTGAAGGTGGTTACCTGATCAACAAGCACGGCGAGCGTTTCATGGAGCGTTATGCTCCGAACGCGAAAGACCTGGCCGGTCGTGACGTGGTTGCTCGCTCGATGGTTAAAGAAATCATCGCCGGCAACGGTTGCGGTCCGAATGGCGACCACGTAATGCTCAAACTCGACCACCTGGGCGAGGAAGTGCTGCACAGCCGTCTGCCAGGCATCTGCGAACTGTCGAAGACTTTCGCTCACGTTGACCCGGTGGTTGCTCCTGTTCCGGTTGTTCCAACCTGCCACTACATGATGGGCGGCGTTGCCACCAACATTCACGGTCAGGCGATCACCCAGAACGCCGAAGGCGTGGATCAGATCATTCCTGGTCTGTTCGCCGTAGGTGAAGTGGCTTGCGTATCGGTGCACGGTGCCAACCGTCTGGGCGGTAACTCGCTGCTCGATCTGGTGGTATTCGGCCGCGCTGCCGGCCTGCACCTGGAGAAGGCGCTGACCGACGGTATCGAATACGACGACGCGACCGAAGCCGACATCGAAGCTGCGCTGTCGCGTCTGAACGCGCTGAATGGCCGTACCGATGGCGAAGACGTGGCTACCCTGCGTCGCGAGCTGCAAAGCTGCATGCAGAACTACTTCGGTGTGTTCCGTACCGGCGAATACATGCAGAAGGGTATTGCCCAGCTGGCCGATCTGCGCAAGCGCATCGCCAACGTGAAGATCAACGATAAGTCGCAGGCGTTCAACACCGCACGTATCGAAGCTCTCGAGCTGCAAAACCTGCTGGAAGTGGCTGAAGCTACCGCCATCGCTGCCGAAGTACGTAAAGAGTCCCGCGGCGCCCACGCCCGTGAAGACTTCGAAGATCGTGACGACGAAAACTGGCTGTGCCACACCCTGTACTTCCCGGGTGACAAGCGCGTCACCAAGCGTGCCGTGAACTTCTCGCCGAAGACTGTTCCGACTTTCGAACCTAAAGTCCGGACTTATTAA
- a CDS encoding succinate dehydrogenase iron-sulfur subunit, which produces MLQVSVYRYNPDQDAAPFMQEFQVDTGGKDLMVLDVLALIKEQDEGFSYRRSCREGVCGSDGMNINGKNGLACITPLSAVVKGNKLIVRPLPGLPVIRDLVVDMSIFYKQYEKVKPYLQNDTPAPAIERLQSPEEREKLDGLYECILCACCSTSCPSFWWNPDKFLGPAALLQAYRFLADSRDTKTSERLASLDDPFSVFRCRGIMNCVNVCPKGLNPTKAIGHIRNMLLSSGV; this is translated from the coding sequence ATGTTGCAAGTCAGTGTTTATCGCTACAACCCTGATCAGGACGCTGCGCCGTTCATGCAGGAATTCCAGGTCGATACCGGTGGTAAAGACCTGATGGTGCTGGACGTGCTGGCCCTGATCAAAGAGCAGGACGAGGGTTTCTCCTATCGTCGCTCTTGCCGTGAAGGCGTCTGCGGCTCCGACGGCATGAACATCAACGGCAAGAACGGTCTGGCGTGCATCACGCCGCTGTCCGCTGTCGTAAAAGGCAACAAGTTGATCGTTCGTCCGCTGCCAGGTTTGCCGGTTATCCGTGACCTGGTCGTCGATATGAGCATCTTCTACAAGCAATACGAGAAGGTTAAGCCTTACCTGCAGAACGACACGCCGGCTCCGGCCATCGAGCGTCTGCAGTCCCCTGAAGAGCGTGAAAAGCTCGACGGTCTGTACGAGTGCATCCTGTGCGCCTGCTGCTCGACCTCGTGCCCGTCCTTCTGGTGGAACCCGGACAAGTTCCTGGGTCCAGCTGCTCTGCTGCAAGCGTACCGCTTCCTGGCAGATAGCCGTGACACCAAGACGTCCGAGCGTCTGGCTTCACTCGATGACCCGTTCAGCGTCTTCCGCTGCCGGGGCATCATGAACTGCGTCAACGTATGTCCGAAAGGCCTGAACCCGACTAAGGCCATCGGTCACATCCGTAACATGCTGCTTTCGAGCGGCGTGTGA
- the odhB gene encoding 2-oxoglutarate dehydrogenase complex dihydrolipoyllysine-residue succinyltransferase: MAIEIKAPTFPESVADGTVATWHKKPGDAVKRDDLIVDIETDKVVLEVLATADGVLGAIVKNEGDTVLSDEVLGSIEAGGAAAAPAAAAAPAAAAAAPAAAEGEDDPVAAPAARKLAEENGINIASVAGTGKGGRVTKEDVVAAVAAKKAAPAAAPAKAAAPAAAAPVFAAGDRVEKRVPMTRLRAKVAERLVEAQSNMAMLTTFNEVDMTEVMALRSKYKDLFEKSHNGVRLGFMSFFVKAATEALKRFPAVNASIDGADIVYHGYADIGVAVSSDRGLVVPVLRNAELMSLAEIEGGIATFGKKARDGKLSMEEMTGGTFTITNGGTFGSMMSTPIVNPPQAAILGMHNIIQRPMAINGQVVIRPMMYLALSYDHRLIDGKEAVTFLVTIKNLLEDPARLLLDI; the protein is encoded by the coding sequence ATGGCTATCGAGATCAAAGCCCCCACTTTCCCGGAATCGGTTGCCGATGGCACCGTTGCCACCTGGCACAAAAAACCGGGCGACGCCGTCAAGCGTGACGACCTGATCGTCGACATCGAAACTGACAAAGTCGTATTGGAAGTTCTGGCTACCGCCGACGGCGTGCTGGGCGCAATCGTCAAGAACGAAGGCGACACCGTTCTGTCTGACGAAGTCCTGGGCTCCATCGAAGCGGGCGGCGCTGCTGCCGCTCCAGCCGCCGCTGCTGCTCCGGCCGCTGCTGCCGCTGCCCCGGCTGCTGCCGAAGGCGAAGACGATCCTGTTGCTGCTCCGGCTGCGCGCAAGCTGGCTGAAGAAAACGGCATCAACATCGCTTCCGTTGCCGGCACCGGCAAAGGCGGTCGTGTGACCAAGGAAGACGTGGTGGCTGCTGTTGCCGCGAAGAAAGCCGCTCCGGCTGCCGCTCCTGCAAAAGCGGCTGCTCCAGCCGCTGCTGCTCCGGTATTCGCTGCCGGTGACCGCGTTGAAAAACGCGTACCGATGACCCGTCTGCGCGCCAAGGTTGCCGAGCGTCTGGTTGAAGCTCAGTCGAACATGGCGATGCTGACCACTTTCAACGAAGTCGACATGACCGAAGTCATGGCCCTGCGTTCGAAGTACAAGGATCTGTTCGAGAAGTCCCACAACGGCGTACGCCTGGGCTTCATGTCGTTCTTCGTCAAGGCGGCCACCGAAGCGCTGAAACGCTTCCCGGCGGTCAACGCTTCGATCGACGGCGCGGACATCGTTTACCACGGCTACGCCGACATCGGTGTTGCCGTTTCCAGCGACCGTGGTCTGGTAGTACCGGTTCTGCGTAACGCCGAGCTGATGAGCCTGGCTGAAATCGAAGGCGGCATCGCCACTTTCGGCAAGAAAGCCCGTGACGGCAAACTGTCGATGGAAGAGATGACCGGCGGTACCTTCACCATCACCAACGGTGGTACCTTCGGTTCGATGATGTCGACCCCGATCGTCAACCCACCGCAGGCAGCGATTCTGGGCATGCACAACATCATCCAGCGTCCTATGGCCATCAACGGTCAGGTCGTGATCCGTCCGATGATGTACCTGGCACTGTCCTACGATCACCGTCTGATCGATGGCAAAGAAGCTGTGACCTTCCTGGTGACCATCAAGAACCTGCTGGAAGATCCGGCTCGTCTGTTGCTGGATATCTGA
- the sdhD gene encoding succinate dehydrogenase, hydrophobic membrane anchor protein, which produces MVTNVTNLSRSGLYDWMAQRVSAVVLAAYFIFLIGYVVAHPGLEYAQWHELFAHNGMRIFSLLALVALGAHAWVGMWTIATDYLTPMAFGKSATAIRFLFQAVCGVAMFAYFVWGVQILWGI; this is translated from the coding sequence ATGGTAACTAACGTCACGAACCTCTCGCGTTCGGGCCTCTATGACTGGATGGCGCAACGTGTGTCGGCGGTCGTTCTCGCGGCTTACTTCATCTTTCTGATCGGATACGTCGTGGCCCACCCAGGCCTCGAGTATGCCCAGTGGCATGAACTGTTCGCCCACAACGGGATGCGTATTTTCAGCCTCCTGGCCCTTGTTGCCCTCGGCGCTCACGCCTGGGTCGGCATGTGGACCATCGCGACTGACTACCTGACGCCAATGGCGTTCGGCAAGTCTGCGACGGCTATACGTTTCCTTTTCCAGGCAGTATGCGGCGTTGCGATGTTCGCTTACTTCGTCTGGGGTGTGCAGATTCTCTGGGGTATCTGA
- a CDS encoding 2-oxoglutarate dehydrogenase E1 component, protein MQESVMQRMWNSAYLSGGNAAYVEELYELYLHDPNAVPEEWRTYFQKLPADGNSATDVSHSTIRDHFVLLAKNQRRAQPVSAGSVSSEHEKKQVEVLRLIQAYRMRGHQAAQLDPLGLWQRPAPADLSINHYGLTNADLDTTFRAGDLFIGKEEASLREIHEALQQTYCRTIGAEFTHITDSEQRQWFQQRLESVRGRPTYSADIKSHLLERVTAGEGLEKYLGTKYPGTKRFGLEGGESLIPMLDELIQRSGSYGTKEVVIGMAHRGRLNVLVNTFGKNPRELFDEFEGKKKVELGSGDVKYHQGFSSNVMTTGGEVHLAMAFNPSHLEIVSPVVEGSVRARQDRRNDPTGEKVLPISIHGDAAFAGQGVVMETFQMSQTRGFKTGGTVHIVINNQVGFTISNPLDSRSTEYATDVAKMIQAPILHVNGDDPEAVLFVTQMAIDYRMQFKRDVVIDLVCYRRRGHNEADEPSGTQPLMYQQITKQRTTRELYADRLTQAGVLDAERVQAKVDEYRNALDNGLHVVKSLVKEPNKELFVDWRPYLGHAWTARHDTRFDLKTLQELSAKLLEIPEGFVVQRQVAKIYEDRQKMQAGGLPINWGYAETMAYATLAFEGHPIRMTGQDIGRGTFSHRHAVLHNQKDAGTYIPLQNLYDGQPRFDLYDSFLSEEAVLAFEYGYSTTTPNALVIWEAQFGDFANGAQVVIDQFITSGEHKWGRLCGLTMLLPHGYEGQGPEHSSARLERYLQLCAEHNIQVCMPTTPAQIYHLLRRQVIRPLRKPLVVLTPKSLLRHKLAISTLEDLAEGSFQTVIPEIDALDPKKVERVVLCSGKVYYDLLEKRRAEGRDDIAIVRIEQLYPFPEDDLKEVLAPYTNVKHAVWCQEEPMNQGAWYCSQHHLRRSIGNLDKSLVLEYAGREASAAPACGYASMHAEQQEKLLQDAFTV, encoded by the coding sequence ATGCAAGAAAGCGTGATGCAGCGCATGTGGAACAGCGCCTACCTTTCAGGTGGAAACGCTGCCTATGTGGAAGAGCTTTATGAGCTCTACCTGCACGACCCTAACGCTGTGCCAGAAGAGTGGCGCACCTACTTTCAGAAGTTGCCTGCCGACGGCAACTCTGCCACTGATGTTTCGCACTCCACAATTCGCGATCATTTCGTGCTGCTGGCAAAGAACCAGCGCCGCGCCCAGCCGGTTTCCGCCGGTAGCGTGAGCAGTGAGCACGAGAAGAAGCAAGTTGAAGTGCTGCGATTGATCCAGGCCTACCGTATGCGTGGCCACCAGGCAGCCCAGCTTGACCCGCTGGGGCTGTGGCAGCGTCCTGCACCTGCAGACCTGTCGATCAATCATTACGGCTTGACCAATGCCGATCTTGATACGACCTTCCGTGCCGGCGACCTGTTCATCGGCAAAGAGGAAGCGAGCCTACGCGAAATTCACGAAGCGTTGCAGCAGACATATTGCCGCACCATCGGCGCTGAATTTACGCACATCACCGATTCCGAGCAGCGCCAGTGGTTCCAGCAGCGTCTGGAAAGCGTGCGTGGTCGTCCGACGTACTCCGCTGATATCAAGAGCCACCTGCTCGAGCGCGTGACCGCCGGTGAAGGCCTGGAAAAATACCTGGGCACCAAATACCCGGGTACCAAGCGTTTCGGTCTGGAAGGCGGCGAAAGCCTGATCCCGATGCTCGACGAGCTGATCCAGCGTTCCGGTTCCTACGGCACCAAGGAAGTCGTCATCGGCATGGCCCACCGTGGCCGTCTGAACGTGCTGGTCAACACCTTCGGCAAGAACCCGCGCGAGCTGTTCGACGAGTTCGAAGGCAAGAAGAAGGTCGAGCTGGGTTCCGGTGACGTTAAATACCACCAGGGCTTCTCGTCCAACGTAATGACCACCGGCGGTGAAGTTCACCTGGCCATGGCGTTCAACCCGTCCCACCTGGAAATCGTTTCCCCGGTGGTAGAAGGTTCGGTTCGCGCCCGTCAGGATCGTCGTAACGACCCGACCGGTGAAAAGGTTCTGCCGATCTCCATCCACGGTGACGCTGCATTCGCAGGTCAGGGCGTGGTCATGGAAACCTTCCAGATGTCGCAGACCCGCGGTTTCAAGACCGGCGGTACCGTGCACATCGTGATCAACAACCAGGTCGGTTTCACCATCAGCAACCCGCTGGACTCGCGTTCCACCGAGTACGCCACCGACGTTGCGAAGATGATCCAGGCGCCGATCCTCCATGTGAATGGTGATGATCCGGAAGCCGTGCTGTTCGTGACCCAGATGGCCATCGACTACCGCATGCAGTTCAAGCGTGACGTGGTGATCGACCTGGTCTGCTACCGTCGTCGCGGCCACAACGAGGCCGACGAGCCAAGCGGCACTCAGCCGCTGATGTATCAGCAGATCACCAAGCAGCGCACCACCCGTGAGCTGTACGCTGATCGTCTGACTCAGGCCGGTGTACTGGACGCTGAACGTGTTCAGGCCAAGGTCGACGAGTACCGCAACGCGCTGGACAACGGTCTGCACGTGGTGAAATCGCTGGTCAAAGAGCCGAACAAAGAGCTGTTCGTGGACTGGCGTCCGTATCTGGGCCACGCCTGGACTGCGCGTCACGACACGCGTTTCGATCTGAAGACTCTGCAAGAGCTGTCCGCCAAGCTGCTGGAAATTCCGGAAGGCTTCGTGGTTCAGCGTCAGGTCGCGAAGATCTACGAAGACCGTCAGAAGATGCAAGCCGGCGGCCTGCCGATCAACTGGGGTTACGCCGAAACCATGGCGTACGCGACCCTGGCGTTCGAAGGTCACCCGATCCGCATGACTGGTCAGGACATCGGCCGCGGTACGTTCTCGCACCGTCACGCTGTGCTGCACAACCAGAAAGACGCGGGCACCTACATTCCGCTGCAGAACCTGTACGACGGTCAGCCACGCTTTGACCTGTACGACTCGTTCCTGTCGGAAGAAGCGGTACTGGCTTTCGAATACGGCTACTCGACCACCACGCCAAACGCGCTGGTGATCTGGGAAGCCCAGTTCGGCGACTTCGCCAACGGTGCACAGGTTGTTATCGACCAGTTCATCACCAGCGGCGAGCACAAGTGGGGCCGTCTCTGCGGTCTGACCATGCTGTTGCCGCACGGCTACGAAGGTCAGGGTCCTGAGCACAGCTCGGCACGTCTTGAGCGTTACCTGCAGCTGTGCGCCGAGCACAACATTCAGGTGTGCATGCCGACCACTCCGGCCCAGATCTACCATTTGCTGCGCCGTCAGGTGATTCGCCCGCTGCGCAAACCACTGGTAGTGCTGACGCCGAAGTCGCTGCTGCGCCACAAGCTGGCCATCTCGACGCTGGAAGATCTGGCTGAAGGTTCGTTCCAGACCGTGATCCCGGAAATCGATGCCCTGGACCCGAAAAAGGTCGAGCGCGTTGTTCTGTGTAGCGGCAAGGTCTACTACGACCTGCTGGAAAAACGCCGTGCCGAAGGCCGTGACGATATCGCCATCGTGCGTATCGAGCAGCTGTATCCATTCCCTGAGGACGACTTGAAAGAAGTCCTGGCGCCTTACACCAACGTCAAGCATGCCGTCTGGTGTCAGGAAGAGCCGATGAACCAGGGCGCCTGGTACTGCAGCCAGCACCACTTGCGTCGCAGCATCGGTAACCTCGACAAGTCTCTCGTACTCGAGTACGCGGGCCGTGAGGCTTCTGCTGCCCCAGCTTGTGGTTACGCATCGATGCACGCCGAGCAGCAGGAAAAACTGCTGCAAGACGCGTTTACCGTTTAA
- the sdhC gene encoding succinate dehydrogenase, cytochrome b556 subunit: MKSQRPVNLDLRTIKLPVTAYTSILHRISGVILFVCLAIMLYALDKSLSSEEGFGQVKACLTSPLAKLVIWGILSALLYHLVAGVRHLIMDMGIGETLEGGKLGSKIVIAVSVVVIVLAGVWIW; the protein is encoded by the coding sequence GTGAAAAGCCAACGACCTGTAAACCTAGACCTAAGGACCATCAAACTCCCAGTCACTGCTTACACGTCCATTCTTCACCGAATCTCCGGTGTCATCCTCTTTGTGTGCCTTGCCATCATGCTTTACGCATTGGACAAGTCGCTGAGCTCCGAGGAAGGCTTCGGTCAGGTGAAAGCGTGTCTGACCAGTCCGCTAGCCAAGCTAGTGATTTGGGGCATCCTGTCCGCTCTGCTGTATCACCTGGTTGCCGGTGTGCGCCATTTGATCATGGACATGGGCATCGGTGAGACGCTGGAAGGCGGCAAGCTGGGCTCGAAAATCGTTATCGCCGTTTCCGTGGTGGTAATCGTTCTGGCAGGAGTTTGGATATGGTAA